A single Callithrix jacchus isolate 240 chromosome 4, calJac240_pri, whole genome shotgun sequence DNA region contains:
- the LOC118151319 gene encoding saoe class I histocompatibility antigen, A alpha chain — MTVMAPRTLLLLLSGALALTETGAGSHSMRYFSTAVSRPGRGEPRYIEVGYVDDTQFVRFDSDAASPRMEPRAPWVEQEGPEYWEEQTRRAKANAQTDRVNLQTALGYYNQTDAGSHTFQVMYGCDVGPDGRLLRGYDQYAYDGKDYIALNEDLRSWTAADVAAQITQRKWEAANVAEEWRAYLEGTCLEWLHRYLENGKETLQRAEPPKTHVTHHPVSDHEATLRCWALGFYPAEITLTWQRDGEDQTQDMELVETRPAGDRTFQKWAAVVVPSGEEQRYTCHMQHEGLPEPLTLRWEPPSQPTIPIMGIVTALAILGTVAGAVVVAVMWRKKSSDKKGGSYSQAARSESAQGSDVSLTACKV; from the exons ATGACGGTCATGGCGCCCCGAACCCTCCTCCTGTTGCTCTCGGGGGCCCTGGCCCTGACTGAGACCGGGGCGG GCTCCCACTCCATGAGGTATTTCAGCACCGCCGTGTCCCGGCCCGGCCGCGGGGAGCCCCGGTACATCGAAGTCGGCTACGTGGACGACACGCAGTTCGTGCGGTTCGACAGCGACGCCGCGAGTCCAAGGATGGAGCCGCGAGCGCCGTGGGTGGAGCAGGAGGGGCCGGAGTATTGGGAGGAGCAGACACGGAGAGCCAAGGCCAACGCACAGACTGACCGAGTGAACCTGCAGACCGCGCTCGGCTACTACAACCAGACCGACGCCG ggTCTCACACCTTCCAGGTTATGTACGGCTGCGACGTGGGGCCGGACGGGCGCCTCCTCCGCGGGTATGACCAGTATGCCTATGACGGCAAGGACTACATCGCCCTGAACGAGGACCTGCGCTCCTGGACGGCCGCGGACGTGGCGGCTCAGATCACCCAGCGCAAGTGGGAGGCGGCCAATGTGGCTGAGGAGTGGAGAGCCTACCTGGAGGGCACGTGCCTGGAGTGGCTCCACAGATACCTGGAGAACGGGAAGGAGACGCTGCAGCGAGCGG AGCCCCCTAAGACACACGTGACCCACCACCCCGTCTCTGACCATGAGGCCACCCTGaggtgctgggccctgggcttcTACCCTGCGGAGATCACACTGACCTGGCAGCGGGATGGGGAGGACCAGACCCAGGACATGGAGCTCGTAGAGACCAGGCCCGCAGGGGATAGAACCTTCCAGAAGTGGGCTGCTGTGGTGGTGCCTTCTGGAGAGGAGCAGAGATACACATGCCATATGCAGCACGAGGGGCTGCCCGAGCCCCTCACCCTGAGATGGG AGCCGCCTTCCCAGCCCACCATCCCCATCATGGGCATCGTGACTGCCTTGGCTATCCTTGGAACAGTCGCTGGAGCTGTGGTCGTTGCTGTGATGTGGAGGAAGAAGAGCTCAG ACAAAAAAGGAGGAAGCTACTCTCAGGCTGCAA GAAGCGAGAGTGCCCAGGGCTCTGATGTGTCTCTCACGGCTTGTAAAG TGTGA
- the LOC100398361 gene encoding patr class I histocompatibility antigen, CH28 alpha chain isoform X1, which yields MAPRTLLLLLSGALALTETRAGECGVGRETTSAGRTERPPGRSAGPREPGWEEGREGLSPSSPPGSHSLRYLSTAVSRPGRGESRYRYIAVGYVDDTQFMRFDSDAQSPMMEPRAPWVEQERPEYWDREVKESAQTDRVNLRILLRYYNQSETGSHTLQGMNGCDVGPDGRFLRGYHQHAYDGKDYISLNEDLRSWTAADTAAQITQRKWEAEKYAEEFSTYLKGGCMEWLHRYLENGKETLPRTDPPKAHVAHHPISDHEATLRCWALGFYPVEIMLTWQRDGEDQTQDTELVETRPAGDGTFQKWAAVVVLSGEEQRYTCHVRHEGLPEPLTLKWEPSSQPTVLIVGIVAGLVVLGAVVTGAVMWRKKIWLGRDGNRERYSQAATLDVLVQLKKLEPPPEPKLEPRL from the exons ATGGCACCACGAACCCTCCTCCTGCTGCTTTCTGGGGCCCTGGCCCTGACCGAGACCCGTGCGGGTGAGTGCGGGGTCGGGAGGGAAACGACCTCTGCGGGGAGGACCGAGAGGCCGCCCGGTAGGAGCGCAGGACCCAGGGagccaggctgggaggagggtCGGGAGGGTCTCAGCCCCTCCTCGCCCCCAGGCTCCCACTCCTTGAGGTATTTGAGCACCGCCGTGTCCCGGCCTGGCCGCGGGGAGTCCAGATACAGGTACATCGCAGTGGGCTACGTGGACGACACGCAGTTCATGCGGTTTGACAGCGACGCCCAGAGTCCGATGATGGAGCCGCGGGCGCCGTGGGTGGAGCAGGAGAGGCCGGAGTATTGGGACCGGGAGGTCAAGGAGAGCGCACAAACTGACCGAGTAAACCTGCGGATCCTGCTCCGCTACTACAACCAGAGCGAGACCG ggTCTCACACGCTCCAGGGAATGAATGGCTGCGATGTGGGACCCGATGGACGCTTTCTTCGAGGGTATCACCAGCACGCCTACGACGGCAAGGACTATATCTCCCTGAACGAGGACCTGCGCTCCTGGACCGCGGCGGACACAGCAGCTCAGATCACCCAGCGCAAGTGGGAGGCAGAGAAATATGCAGAGGAGTTCAGCACCTACCTGAAGGGCGGATGCATGGAGTGGCTCCATAGATACCTGGAGAACGGGAAGGAGACGTTGCCACGCACGG ATCCTCCAAAGGCACACGTTGCCCATCACCCCATCTCTGACCATGAGGCCACCCTGAGATGCTGGGCCTTGGGCTTCTACCCTGTGGAGATCATGCTGACCTGGCAGAGGGATGGAGAGGATCAGACCCAGGACACAGAGCTTGTGGAGACCAGGCCTGCAGGGGATGGAACCTTCCAGAAGTGGGCAGCTGTGGTGGTGCTTTCTGGGGAGGAGCAGCGATACACCTGCCATGTGCGGCACGAGGGGCTGCCAGAGCCCCTTACCCTGAAATGGG aGCCATCTTCCCAGCCCACCGTCCTCATCGTGGGCATCGTTGCTGGCCTGGTTGTCCTTGGAGCTGTGGTCACTGGAGCTGTGATGTGGAGGAAGAAGATCTGGCTGGGAAGGG ATGGAAACAGAGAGAGATACTCTCAGGCTGCAA CCCTGGACGTGCTGGTGCAGCTGAAGAAGCTGGAGCCCCCaccagagccaaagctggagcccaggctgtaG
- the LOC100398361 gene encoding patr class I histocompatibility antigen, CH28 alpha chain isoform X2 — protein MAPRTLLLLLSGALALTETRAGSHSLRYLSTAVSRPGRGESRYRYIAVGYVDDTQFMRFDSDAQSPMMEPRAPWVEQERPEYWDREVKESAQTDRVNLRILLRYYNQSETGSHTLQGMNGCDVGPDGRFLRGYHQHAYDGKDYISLNEDLRSWTAADTAAQITQRKWEAEKYAEEFSTYLKGGCMEWLHRYLENGKETLPRTDPPKAHVAHHPISDHEATLRCWALGFYPVEIMLTWQRDGEDQTQDTELVETRPAGDGTFQKWAAVVVLSGEEQRYTCHVRHEGLPEPLTLKWEPSSQPTVLIVGIVAGLVVLGAVVTGAVMWRKKIWLGRDGNRERYSQAATLDVLVQLKKLEPPPEPKLEPRL, from the exons ATGGCACCACGAACCCTCCTCCTGCTGCTTTCTGGGGCCCTGGCCCTGACCGAGACCCGTGCGG GCTCCCACTCCTTGAGGTATTTGAGCACCGCCGTGTCCCGGCCTGGCCGCGGGGAGTCCAGATACAGGTACATCGCAGTGGGCTACGTGGACGACACGCAGTTCATGCGGTTTGACAGCGACGCCCAGAGTCCGATGATGGAGCCGCGGGCGCCGTGGGTGGAGCAGGAGAGGCCGGAGTATTGGGACCGGGAGGTCAAGGAGAGCGCACAAACTGACCGAGTAAACCTGCGGATCCTGCTCCGCTACTACAACCAGAGCGAGACCG ggTCTCACACGCTCCAGGGAATGAATGGCTGCGATGTGGGACCCGATGGACGCTTTCTTCGAGGGTATCACCAGCACGCCTACGACGGCAAGGACTATATCTCCCTGAACGAGGACCTGCGCTCCTGGACCGCGGCGGACACAGCAGCTCAGATCACCCAGCGCAAGTGGGAGGCAGAGAAATATGCAGAGGAGTTCAGCACCTACCTGAAGGGCGGATGCATGGAGTGGCTCCATAGATACCTGGAGAACGGGAAGGAGACGTTGCCACGCACGG ATCCTCCAAAGGCACACGTTGCCCATCACCCCATCTCTGACCATGAGGCCACCCTGAGATGCTGGGCCTTGGGCTTCTACCCTGTGGAGATCATGCTGACCTGGCAGAGGGATGGAGAGGATCAGACCCAGGACACAGAGCTTGTGGAGACCAGGCCTGCAGGGGATGGAACCTTCCAGAAGTGGGCAGCTGTGGTGGTGCTTTCTGGGGAGGAGCAGCGATACACCTGCCATGTGCGGCACGAGGGGCTGCCAGAGCCCCTTACCCTGAAATGGG aGCCATCTTCCCAGCCCACCGTCCTCATCGTGGGCATCGTTGCTGGCCTGGTTGTCCTTGGAGCTGTGGTCACTGGAGCTGTGATGTGGAGGAAGAAGATCTGGCTGGGAAGGG ATGGAAACAGAGAGAGATACTCTCAGGCTGCAA CCCTGGACGTGCTGGTGCAGCTGAAGAAGCTGGAGCCCCCaccagagccaaagctggagcccaggctgtaG
- the LOC100398361 gene encoding patr class I histocompatibility antigen, CH28 alpha chain isoform X4 has protein sequence MAPRTLLLLLSGALALTETRAGSHSLRYLSTAVSRPGRGESRYRYIAVGYVDDTQFMRFDSDAQSPMMEPRAPWVEQERPEYWDREVKESAQTDRVNLRILLRYYNQSETGSHTLQGMNGCDVGPDGRFLRGYHQHAYDGKDYISLNEDLRSWTAADTAAQITQRKWEAEKYAEEFSTYLKGGCMEWLHRYLENGKETLPRTDPPKAHVAHHPISDHEATLRCWALGFYPVEIMLTWQRDGEDQTQDTELVETRPAGDGTFQKWAAVVVLSGEEQRYTCHVRHEGLPEPLTLKWEPSSQPTVLIVGIVAGLVVLGAVVTGAVMWRKKIWLGRDGNRERYSQAAM, from the exons ATGGCACCACGAACCCTCCTCCTGCTGCTTTCTGGGGCCCTGGCCCTGACCGAGACCCGTGCGG GCTCCCACTCCTTGAGGTATTTGAGCACCGCCGTGTCCCGGCCTGGCCGCGGGGAGTCCAGATACAGGTACATCGCAGTGGGCTACGTGGACGACACGCAGTTCATGCGGTTTGACAGCGACGCCCAGAGTCCGATGATGGAGCCGCGGGCGCCGTGGGTGGAGCAGGAGAGGCCGGAGTATTGGGACCGGGAGGTCAAGGAGAGCGCACAAACTGACCGAGTAAACCTGCGGATCCTGCTCCGCTACTACAACCAGAGCGAGACCG ggTCTCACACGCTCCAGGGAATGAATGGCTGCGATGTGGGACCCGATGGACGCTTTCTTCGAGGGTATCACCAGCACGCCTACGACGGCAAGGACTATATCTCCCTGAACGAGGACCTGCGCTCCTGGACCGCGGCGGACACAGCAGCTCAGATCACCCAGCGCAAGTGGGAGGCAGAGAAATATGCAGAGGAGTTCAGCACCTACCTGAAGGGCGGATGCATGGAGTGGCTCCATAGATACCTGGAGAACGGGAAGGAGACGTTGCCACGCACGG ATCCTCCAAAGGCACACGTTGCCCATCACCCCATCTCTGACCATGAGGCCACCCTGAGATGCTGGGCCTTGGGCTTCTACCCTGTGGAGATCATGCTGACCTGGCAGAGGGATGGAGAGGATCAGACCCAGGACACAGAGCTTGTGGAGACCAGGCCTGCAGGGGATGGAACCTTCCAGAAGTGGGCAGCTGTGGTGGTGCTTTCTGGGGAGGAGCAGCGATACACCTGCCATGTGCGGCACGAGGGGCTGCCAGAGCCCCTTACCCTGAAATGGG aGCCATCTTCCCAGCCCACCGTCCTCATCGTGGGCATCGTTGCTGGCCTGGTTGTCCTTGGAGCTGTGGTCACTGGAGCTGTGATGTGGAGGAAGAAGATCTGGCTGGGAAGGG ATGGAAACAGAGAGAGATACTCTCAGGCTGCAA TGTGA
- the LOC100398361 gene encoding patr class I histocompatibility antigen, CH28 alpha chain isoform X5, whose protein sequence is MMEPRAPWVEQERPEYWDREVKESAQTDRVNLRILLRYYNQSETGSHTLQGMNGCDVGPDGRFLRGYHQHAYDGKDYISLNEDLRSWTAADTAAQITQRKWEAEKYAEEFSTYLKGGCMEWLHRYLENGKETLPRTDPPKAHVAHHPISDHEATLRCWALGFYPVEIMLTWQRDGEDQTQDTELVETRPAGDGTFQKWAAVVVLSGEEQRYTCHVRHEGLPEPLTLKWEPSSQPTVLIVGIVAGLVVLGAVVTGAVMWRKKIWLGRDGNRERYSQAATLDVLVQLKKLEPPPEPKLEPRL, encoded by the exons ATGATGGAGCCGCGGGCGCCGTGGGTGGAGCAGGAGAGGCCGGAGTATTGGGACCGGGAGGTCAAGGAGAGCGCACAAACTGACCGAGTAAACCTGCGGATCCTGCTCCGCTACTACAACCAGAGCGAGACCG ggTCTCACACGCTCCAGGGAATGAATGGCTGCGATGTGGGACCCGATGGACGCTTTCTTCGAGGGTATCACCAGCACGCCTACGACGGCAAGGACTATATCTCCCTGAACGAGGACCTGCGCTCCTGGACCGCGGCGGACACAGCAGCTCAGATCACCCAGCGCAAGTGGGAGGCAGAGAAATATGCAGAGGAGTTCAGCACCTACCTGAAGGGCGGATGCATGGAGTGGCTCCATAGATACCTGGAGAACGGGAAGGAGACGTTGCCACGCACGG ATCCTCCAAAGGCACACGTTGCCCATCACCCCATCTCTGACCATGAGGCCACCCTGAGATGCTGGGCCTTGGGCTTCTACCCTGTGGAGATCATGCTGACCTGGCAGAGGGATGGAGAGGATCAGACCCAGGACACAGAGCTTGTGGAGACCAGGCCTGCAGGGGATGGAACCTTCCAGAAGTGGGCAGCTGTGGTGGTGCTTTCTGGGGAGGAGCAGCGATACACCTGCCATGTGCGGCACGAGGGGCTGCCAGAGCCCCTTACCCTGAAATGGG aGCCATCTTCCCAGCCCACCGTCCTCATCGTGGGCATCGTTGCTGGCCTGGTTGTCCTTGGAGCTGTGGTCACTGGAGCTGTGATGTGGAGGAAGAAGATCTGGCTGGGAAGGG ATGGAAACAGAGAGAGATACTCTCAGGCTGCAA CCCTGGACGTGCTGGTGCAGCTGAAGAAGCTGGAGCCCCCaccagagccaaagctggagcccaggctgtaG
- the LOC100398361 gene encoding patr class I histocompatibility antigen, CH28 alpha chain isoform X3: protein MAPRTLLLLLSGALALTETRAGSHSLRYLSTAVSRPGRGESRYRYIAVGYVDDTQFMRFDSDAQSPMMEPRAPWVEQERPEYWDREVKESAQTDRVNLRILLRYYNQSETGYHQHAYDGKDYISLNEDLRSWTAADTAAQITQRKWEAEKYAEEFSTYLKGGCMEWLHRYLENGKETLPRTDPPKAHVAHHPISDHEATLRCWALGFYPVEIMLTWQRDGEDQTQDTELVETRPAGDGTFQKWAAVVVLSGEEQRYTCHVRHEGLPEPLTLKWEPSSQPTVLIVGIVAGLVVLGAVVTGAVMWRKKIWLGRDGNRERYSQAATLDVLVQLKKLEPPPEPKLEPRL from the exons ATGGCACCACGAACCCTCCTCCTGCTGCTTTCTGGGGCCCTGGCCCTGACCGAGACCCGTGCGG GCTCCCACTCCTTGAGGTATTTGAGCACCGCCGTGTCCCGGCCTGGCCGCGGGGAGTCCAGATACAGGTACATCGCAGTGGGCTACGTGGACGACACGCAGTTCATGCGGTTTGACAGCGACGCCCAGAGTCCGATGATGGAGCCGCGGGCGCCGTGGGTGGAGCAGGAGAGGCCGGAGTATTGGGACCGGGAGGTCAAGGAGAGCGCACAAACTGACCGAGTAAACCTGCGGATCCTGCTCCGCTACTACAACCAGAGCGAGACCG GGTATCACCAGCACGCCTACGACGGCAAGGACTATATCTCCCTGAACGAGGACCTGCGCTCCTGGACCGCGGCGGACACAGCAGCTCAGATCACCCAGCGCAAGTGGGAGGCAGAGAAATATGCAGAGGAGTTCAGCACCTACCTGAAGGGCGGATGCATGGAGTGGCTCCATAGATACCTGGAGAACGGGAAGGAGACGTTGCCACGCACGG ATCCTCCAAAGGCACACGTTGCCCATCACCCCATCTCTGACCATGAGGCCACCCTGAGATGCTGGGCCTTGGGCTTCTACCCTGTGGAGATCATGCTGACCTGGCAGAGGGATGGAGAGGATCAGACCCAGGACACAGAGCTTGTGGAGACCAGGCCTGCAGGGGATGGAACCTTCCAGAAGTGGGCAGCTGTGGTGGTGCTTTCTGGGGAGGAGCAGCGATACACCTGCCATGTGCGGCACGAGGGGCTGCCAGAGCCCCTTACCCTGAAATGGG aGCCATCTTCCCAGCCCACCGTCCTCATCGTGGGCATCGTTGCTGGCCTGGTTGTCCTTGGAGCTGTGGTCACTGGAGCTGTGATGTGGAGGAAGAAGATCTGGCTGGGAAGGG ATGGAAACAGAGAGAGATACTCTCAGGCTGCAA CCCTGGACGTGCTGGTGCAGCTGAAGAAGCTGGAGCCCCCaccagagccaaagctggagcccaggctgtaG